Below is a window of Vibrio sp. SS-MA-C1-2 DNA.
GTAAATGTATCCTAGTGTCTGGACACGATCTTCACGATTTAGAGAAGATTCTTCAGCAGACTGAAGGTAAAGGCATCAATGTTTATACTAATGGTGAAATGCTTCCAGCACACAGCTACCCAGAACTTAAAAAATACCCGCACCTTGTAGGTAACTACGGTAGTGCTTGGCAGAATCAGCAAGAAGAGTTTGCTAAATTTCCTGGTGCAATCGTGATGACATCTAATTGTCTGATTAACCCAGAAGTTGGTGCTTATGCTGACCGTATCTTTACGCGTAGCATCGTAGGTTGGCCGGGTGTTGTTCACATTGAAGGTGATGACTTCAGCCAAGTTATCGAATGTGCACAAGCTCAAGCTGGTTTTGCACACACAGAGATTGAACACTTCATCACCGTTGGCTTTGGTCGAAACGCACTAATGGCAGCTGCTCCAGCCGTTGTTGAAGAAGTGAAAGCAGGTAACATCAAAAACTTCTTCCTAATCGGTGGTTGTGACGGAGATAAAGCAGAGCGTAACTACTTCACTGACTTAGCGGTGAATGTACCTGAAGATAGCGTTGTATTAACACTGGCTTGTGGTAAGTTCCGCTTCAATAAGAAAGATTTTGGCGATATCAACGGTATCCCTCGTCTACTTGATATCGGTCAGTGTAATGACACTTACTCTGCTATTCAGTTAGTTCTTGCTCTTGCAGAAGCTTTTGAGTGTGACATTAACGATTTACCATTAAACATTGTTCTTTCTTGGTTTGAACAGAAAGCAATCGTTGTATTATTAACGCTATTAGCACTGGGTGTTAAAGGAATTCGTACTGGACCAACAGCGCCAGCATTCCTAACTGATAATTTAATGCAAGCACTTCAAGATAACTTCGGTCTACGTGGTATTACTGATGTAGATACAGATCTTGCTGAAATGCTAGGCTAATCGATATACCTAAAATAATTGGAGTTGCTAGTAGGTAGCAAGCGAGTGCAACCAACAACCTAGTAACTTCAAGTAAGGTGGGTATAAGTCATTATTTAGTTAATATATCACCGTTGTCACAATGTATACCCAAGTAAGAAGGGGATAAATCATTAAGTGACAGCGGTTTTTTCTTTTTAGTTTCTGTTCTCGGTATTTTTCAGTATCGAACGTTATAGGTACTTTTTCATGTCATCATCAAAACCGACTCAATCTCCTTTTTCAAAGCCTAGTTTATCGCCATTGAAACTTTCTACTGGCGGTTTAGGTGGAAAATCATCGCTTGGTGGATCACCATTAGGTGGACTAACGTTAGGTGGTAAAAAAACCAGTGAGAGTAACGATTCTGGCAATAGTCCGAAAAAAGGCAAGTTCCAATTTGCCAAATCAACGGTTGCACCAATCTGGTCACCTGAAAAAGCCCCTTTAGTATTAAAACAGCGAAATGATGAGACGCATGACTCTGTTAGCTTTATCTTTGAAACAAAAGAGGGGCACAGTTTTAACTTCAAAGCGGGGCAATTTGTTACTATCTCCGTTGAAATTGAAGGTAAAACACATTATCGCGCTTACTCGATTAGCTCTGCGCCAAAAACCAAACAACTTCAGTTAATGATCAAACGTGTTGAAGATGGAGTCGTCTCTAATTGGATGATCGACCATTTAGCCATTGATGATCAAATTACGGTATTTAACGTCGCAGGGCAATTTAACTTAAGCGATAACACCCACAAAGAGAAGTTATTATTAGTGAGTGCAGGTTGTGGCATCACACCGGTCTTATCGATGGCCAAAGCACTGTTAACGGCAAAAGTGAAATCACCAGAGTTAGATATTACTTTCCTTCATTGTGCTCGCGATAAAGATAATATTATCTTCCATAAAGAGCTTTTAGCGTTAAGTGAGCAATACCCTCAGTTCCATGTTGCACTCGTTCTGCGCGATATCGCTGATCCTGATAATCAAGTTCAATTGCCAGTTACTCAAGGGCGAATTAATCGCGAGAAAATGGCAGTAATCTGCCCAGATCTTGCTGATCGTTCTCTGCTCCTTTGTGGACCTGTTGAGTTTATGGAGAACATTAAAACGATGGCAGATGAACAAGGTTTATCGGCTAATCACTTTTTTCATGAAAGCTTTACCCCTGCAGCTGAAGAGCTGGAGAGTGATGAAAAAGTCACAATGACCGTTAATGGTTACGATCTTGCAGAAGAAGTCGGTGAAAATAGTCTATTACTGGATGATCTTGAAAAACATGGTTTACCGATTATTGGTGCATGTCGTACTGGTGTTTGTGGCTCTTGTAAATGTAAAGTGACCAAAGGTAAAGTGACCTCAACGAGCACTGAAACATTAACGGAAGAAGAGATTGCTGGTGGTTATGTACTTGCTTGTTCTAGTCGAGTGAAAAGCGATGTGACGGTGGAGTTGGAAGACTCTGCGAGTTAACTTTTATTTTTAATATAAATATAAATATAAATAGAAATATCAATATCAGACAGCAGGGTGGTTTTTCTTCTCTGCTGTTTTTGTTTATTCCTTTTACTTGCCGCCTACTCGCAACTCCAATTCCTTTCGGTATAGAAGAGATTGTCTTATATAAACAATAATTCATGCTAGAATAGCGCCACTTCTATCCTGTTATTGGCTGTCGCCTTAACGATAATTGACCTATTTAAAGAGATTTTAGATGCCATTTAGCCACTTAGGATTAAGCGATCCGATTTTAAAAGCGATTGCTGACTCAGACTATAAAAAGCCAACCACCATTCAAAACAAAGCGATTCCTGAGATTTTAAAGGGGAATAACTTATTGGCAGCGGCGCAAACCGGAACCGGAAAAACCGCGAGCTTTGTTTTACCTTTGCTAGAGAAGTTTAGTGATGGTAAAAAAGTGCGAGCAAAACGAGTTCGCGCATTGATCTTAGCGCCAACCCGTGAACTTGTGGTGCAGGTAGAAAAGAACATTGCCCAATATAGCCGTTATTTAGATATTACCTCTCTCGCGATGTATGGTGGCGTTGAGTATCAAGCTCAGAAGCAACGTTTGATTGATGGGGTGGATATTCTGGTTGCGACACCGGGACGTCTGTTAGATATGTATGGTCAACGTGCAATGCATTTTGATGAACTTGAAGTTTTGGTATTAGATGAAGCTGACCGTATGTTGGATATGGGCTTTATCGAAGATATTAACAAGATCATTGCTCGCCTACCTGATCAACGTCAAGATTTGCTCTTTTCAGCAACGTTATCGACTCGTGTCAGAGATCTTGCTAAAACGGCAATTGAGAATCCGGTAGAAATCTCAATTGCAGCCAATGCCGCATCTAAATCTGAAATTGATCAATGGCTAGTTGGTGTCGACAAAGATCAGAAATCGGCACTATTAAGTCATCTCATTACAGACGGTGAATGGCAACAAGCGTTGATTTTCATTGAGACTAAACATGGTGCAGCTAAGTTGGTGACTCAATTAGAGAAACGTGGCATTAAAGCGGAATCATTCCATAGTGGACGTAGCCAAGCAATTCGTTCTCAACTGATGGAAGATTTTAAATCAGGAAAACTTCAATTTTTAGTGGCAACAGGTGTTGCTGCTCGTGGTATTGATATTGAAAACCTAGTTCGTGTCGTTAATTACGATCTGCCATATCCTGCTGATGAGTATGTTCACCGTATTGGTCGTACAGGTCGTGCAGGGGCAAAAGGGGAGGCAATCTCTTTGGTATCTAGAGATAACTTTAAAAACCTTTGTATGATAGAAAGCCGCTTAGGGCATTTAATTAAGCGTCGTGAAATTGAAGGTTTTGAACCGCGTAAAGAGCTACCAATCTCGATCTTGAATTATCATAAAAGCAAAGAAAAGCGTTCAAATCAGAAGCCAAAACAAGAGAAATAATGAAACTTTTTGTTTGAATTTTAATTGGCTTGAGAAAGTAAAGTTATGCAAATAAAAAATGCCACCTAATGATTAGTCATTGAGGTGGCATTTTTATTGGAATTATCGAATGAATTAATTGATATAATTAATTGATATAATTAATCGACATTAATATTTCCATCACGCTGTTCATACATATCAGGGGTACTGTGTAGACCTTGAGTGTATCCGGCTTTTTCAAGACGCTCACGAACATCAGTTACCTGTTGTTCTGTGACTGGGTCTTTACGGTCACCAAGATAATAACGAACAAAGCTAATCATATCGGCCAATTCTTTATCAGATAAGATATCTTCAAAACTAACCATTGGCATGAAGTTACGCTCTTCATCAATATAAGTTGGAGAGAGTCCACGTACCGCTACCGCAATGGTATTAAACGGATCACTATGCATGATAATACCGTTATGCAGCAATGTTGGTGCGATTGGGTCTCGACCTTTACCATCTGCACCATGACAGGCGCCACAGGTCTCTTTATAAAGAGCATATTGCGGTGACTGAAGGGCTTCAGCAGTAAATCCAGATGGTTTTAACTGCTTAATAGTTGGATCTAGGGTATTACCTTTATCCCCTTTTAGTAGGTAATAAGCCATACTTTCGACATCATCTCTGGTCATCTTACTGGTACTGTTCTTAACAACATCTGCCATTCCAGCAAAAGCAGTCCCTTTGTCAGAGTGAGCGGTATGTAAGAAATCAGAGAGAGAGTTAAGATCCCATGCATCTTCATAAAGCTCGTTAGCCGTAATGTTTGGCGCATTCCAACCATCAATGATATTACCTTGGAAGATTTTGTCTGACTCTAACGCTTGAGCAAGGTTTCGTGGTGTATGACACTCAGAACAGTGACCTAACCCCATCACAAAATATTTACCACGTTGCCATAATTCTTGCTTATCTTCAGGAATATTTAATTCCGTCGGAATATCAATATTTAGTGGGTCAGTATCCATAAAGACAATATTCCAACCAAGAAGCCCTAAACGAATATTTGATGGGAACATCATTTGGTTTGTGCTGTTTCTATGGGCAACTGGTGTAATAGATTGCAAGTAAGCCCACAGAGCCTGAACATCTTCCTCAGTCACATACTGATAAGAGGTATAAGGCATCGCAGGGTAGAGATAACCGTGCTTTCCTTTCCCCTTATACAAGGCATCTTTGAACTCTTGGTAGTTATAATCACCAATACCTTCACTAACATGTGGAGTTATATTGGTGGAATAAGCGGTACCAAATGGTGTCACAAATGGCAAGCCACCAGCAAAAGGTTCGCCGCCTTCTGAACTATGACAAGCCACACAGTCACCAGCATAGGCAAGATATTCACCACGTTTAATCTGTTCTTGATCTAATGCGGACATACGAGTTTCATAATCAATTTTACTTCGATTAAGATAAGCACCAATCGCTAAAATCTTATTATCAGACAGTTGATTACCAAATGCGGGCATTACATTGTTTAAACCACCGCGAATTGTCGTTTGAATCTCTTCGATACTTCCGCCATGTAACCAGATATCATCCGATAATAAGGGAGCGCCAATTAATGGGTTAGCGACCGTACCATCGTGGTGACAACTTGAACAATTTTGGATAAAGGTCTCTTTGCCTTGAGCAATTTTGACGCTTGGTGCATTGATGTGACGATTATCCAGAGCGGCTAGGTAATAAGAGACATTGGTTACCTCTTCATTAGATAATACCTCTTCCCAACCTGGCATTGCACCATTACGACCATGCTTGATTGAGTGAATGATCTCAGCATCACTGCCGCCATATAACCAATCATTATCAATTAAGTTAGGGAAGTGCTTCTGTCCTTGTGCATTATCGCGGTGACAAGCGGCACAATGGGTCTGAAATAGTCCTTCACCACTTCGTACAACTTCTTCAACATTAGCTAAGGCTGATAAAGAGTGATTAGAGAGCTGTGCCATCTGATGATCTAAGGTGGTGGTTGGGGCACTTAACTTATCATCAGATTGCTGCCATTCCACCAATCCTTTCCAATTGCCTAGTCCCGGATAGAGAATTAAATATCCCACAGCCATAGCAAAGGCGATAAACATAGAGATAAAGAACAATTTTGGCGGTGGAGCATCGGTTTCTCCAATTCCATCAAACGTATCCAGTACCTTATTTTTATCTGCGGTGTTATTTGAACGCCAGTATTTTAGAATCACATAGAACATGATGGCTAAAAACAGCAGGATTAAAATAACGACGACAAAATTTAAAATAGTACCCATTATTTCATCTCCTCTGCGGTATCAACACCTAAGCTCTGTAGGTAACGAACCAGTGCTTCCGCCTTGGTTTTACCACGAACTTCAATACGTGCATCTGCAATCTCTTTATCGGTATAAGGAACCCCTAAAGTACGCAGTGTCTCCATCTTACTCTGGATATCATCACCGGATAAACGTTGCTCAAATAACCACGGATAAGAAGGCATAATTGAAGTTGGAACGACATCTCTTGGATTATAAAGATGCAATTCATGCCAGCGATCAGAATACTTACGTCCTAAGTTTGTTAGGTCTGGCCCTGTTCGCTTCGATCCCCACAGATTAGGGAATTCATAAATATCATCCGCCTCTTGGTTCGGTTCACCATCACGTTTAATTTCAGGATCTAAAGGGCGAACCATCTGAGTATGACAGACATGACACCCTTCACTGATATAGATATCTCGGCCTTCCAACTCAATAGGGGTCAGAGGCTTTGCCGTCGATTTAGCGTGTAGCTCCTCTGTTTTTAATAAGTTAGGCACAACCCAACTCAGTACAGAAAAACTTGCAACCACGATGGTTGAGACAATTAAGATAAATACCGATTGCGTAAAATCTTTATTAAACATAATTTACGCCTCCTTTACCGCAGTAATTTTTGGTGAAGTGACCGTTTTATAGATATTGAACACCATAACCAATAGTCCTAATACAAACAGTGCGCCACCAAAGAAGCGTACAAATAACCATGGCGCTTTAAAGTCCATCGCTTGTACAAAACTATACAGAAGCTCGCCATTATCATCTTGAGCTAACCACATATAACCTTCACCGATACCCGCAACCCAGAGTGCAATAGCGTACAGTGCAATACCAATATGGGCGAGCCAGAAGTGAAGTTTCAGTAGTTTGTTTGACCACAATTGCTCTTTATTCCAGAGACGAGGTATGAAATAGTAGAAGACAGCAATACCTGAAAGTGCCACCCAGCCTAAAGCCCCAGAATGTACATGACCAATTACCCACTCCGTATTGTGAGCCAGCATATTGAACCAACGAATCGCAAGCAGAGGACCTTCAAAGGTTGCTAAACAGTAGTAAACAATCGCAGAGAAGAAGAACAACATAATGTAATCATTTTTCAACTTCTGCTTATTCGATAGCAGTGTCATAAAGCTGTTAAATGCGCCTGCCCAGGAAGGGAGCCAAAGAATCAATGACATCACGATCCCGATATTCTGAACCCAAACAGGAACGGAAGAGTAGATAAGATGGTGAGTACCCGCCCAAGTATAGAAACCGACTAAACCCCAAAAGTGAATAATCGATAAACGATATGAGTAGATTGGTCGATCAGTGATTTTAGGAATAAAATAGTAGTTCATCCCAATTACACCCGCAGTTAATAGGAAACCTACCGCGTTATGTCCCCACCACCATTGGATAACAGCATCCTGAGCCCCTGCAAATACAGAATAAGATTTCATAGCTGAAGCAGGCAGTGCTAAGTTATTTAAGATAAATATCATCGCGATAACGATGATAAATCCAGCATAAAACCAGTTAGCAACAAAGATATGGTGAACGCGTCGAATCGCTATCGTGCCAAAGAATAAGACCGCATAAAGCACCCAAACTAAAACAATTAAGATGTCGATTGGCCACTCTAGCTCAGCGTACTCTTTTGATGTGGTGTAACCTAAAGGGAGGGTGATCAACGCTAAGAAAAGAACTAATTGCCAGCCCCAAAAAACCATCCAAGATAAGCTTTTATTGAAGAGTGGCGTATTTCCTGTGCGTTGAACAATATAGAGTGAGGTACCCATCAAAATGTTGACGACAAAACCAAAAATCACCCCAGAGGTATGAAGTGGGCGTAAGCGTCCAAATTGAAAATATTCTGAATCAAAATTTAACACTGGCCAATAGAGCTGTGCCGCAAGAATAACCCCAATGGTCATCCCAAGAACAGCCCAGATAACGGCAGCAATAATAAAATAACGTACAACTTTAGTGTCATACATAGTGTCGGATTGCGTCATAGTATTGTTCCCTACTTATCTAATTCGCTGCCTAGCTTCGAGTAATAGAATGCAATATCCTGCATATCCTGTTCTGTCAGTGCATCGGCTTGTTGTTGCATTAATACCGCCAATCCACTGGTGCGTTCACGAGCTTTATAATCTTTGAGAGCAGAGACAATATAACCTTGCTTTTGGCTTCGAAGATTAGGGTAGGGATCTAAAAGAGATATTCCATCGACACCATGGCAGGTCATGCAGACTTTAGCTTTCTGCTTTCCTATTTCAAACTGTTTAGATTGATCAGCCATGACATGAGATGAAAGTAATCCGAATAGTAGCGTACTTAAAACAGAATATTTCATGATAAGTTCCAGTATCAATAATGAGATTTATATATAAGGTATAATAAAGAAACTGGGTAAATTCAAGGTGAATGGGTTGTTTATCTGTTGTTAATGGCTAGTTGATATGGATTCGTATTTTCATTCATGGATAGGTGATGAGACGCCTGCTTATTGTTGAGTTATGGATAAACTAAAACAGGCTTAACTCATTGTTAAAATTGACCGTTACTCAGCGTTGGTTACCGTGAATATTAGGTATTATTTTGAACGATTTCCATTGGCTTTTTTATGACTAGAGACCGGTTTATTACTAGAAACCGCTTTATTACTGGAGACTTTCTTCTTATTAGAAAACTGCTTAATACTACTTTTTTGAGCGGTTCGACGGTTGGCTTTTTTATCTCTAGGTGAGCGTTTACTTTCACCCGACGTCGGTTTATCTGTTACAGGGAAATCATCTAACTCTAACAGTGGCAGCTCTCTCTGGGTCAA
It encodes the following:
- a CDS encoding cbb3-type cytochrome c oxidase subunit II, with protein sequence MFNKDFTQSVFILIVSTIVVASFSVLSWVVPNLLKTEELHAKSTAKPLTPIELEGRDIYISEGCHVCHTQMVRPLDPEIKRDGEPNQEADDIYEFPNLWGSKRTGPDLTNLGRKYSDRWHELHLYNPRDVVPTSIMPSYPWLFEQRLSGDDIQSKMETLRTLGVPYTDKEIADARIEVRGKTKAEALVRYLQSLGVDTAEEMK
- a CDS encoding DEAD/DEAH box helicase produces the protein MPFSHLGLSDPILKAIADSDYKKPTTIQNKAIPEILKGNNLLAAAQTGTGKTASFVLPLLEKFSDGKKVRAKRVRALILAPTRELVVQVEKNIAQYSRYLDITSLAMYGGVEYQAQKQRLIDGVDILVATPGRLLDMYGQRAMHFDELEVLVLDEADRMLDMGFIEDINKIIARLPDQRQDLLFSATLSTRVRDLAKTAIENPVEISIAANAASKSEIDQWLVGVDKDQKSALLSHLITDGEWQQALIFIETKHGAAKLVTQLEKRGIKAESFHSGRSQAIRSQLMEDFKSGKLQFLVATGVAARGIDIENLVRVVNYDLPYPADEYVHRIGRTGRAGAKGEAISLVSRDNFKNLCMIESRLGHLIKRREIEGFEPRKELPISILNYHKSKEKRSNQKPKQEK
- the ccoN gene encoding cytochrome-c oxidase, cbb3-type subunit I, which encodes MTQSDTMYDTKVVRYFIIAAVIWAVLGMTIGVILAAQLYWPVLNFDSEYFQFGRLRPLHTSGVIFGFVVNILMGTSLYIVQRTGNTPLFNKSLSWMVFWGWQLVLFLALITLPLGYTTSKEYAELEWPIDILIVLVWVLYAVLFFGTIAIRRVHHIFVANWFYAGFIIVIAMIFILNNLALPASAMKSYSVFAGAQDAVIQWWWGHNAVGFLLTAGVIGMNYYFIPKITDRPIYSYRLSIIHFWGLVGFYTWAGTHHLIYSSVPVWVQNIGIVMSLILWLPSWAGAFNSFMTLLSNKQKLKNDYIMLFFFSAIVYYCLATFEGPLLAIRWFNMLAHNTEWVIGHVHSGALGWVALSGIAVFYYFIPRLWNKEQLWSNKLLKLHFWLAHIGIALYAIALWVAGIGEGYMWLAQDDNGELLYSFVQAMDFKAPWLFVRFFGGALFVLGLLVMVFNIYKTVTSPKITAVKEA
- a CDS encoding c-type cytochrome, which translates into the protein MADQSKQFEIGKQKAKVCMTCHGVDGISLLDPYPNLRSQKQGYIVSALKDYKARERTSGLAVLMQQQADALTEQDMQDIAFYYSKLGSELDK
- the hcp gene encoding hydroxylamine reductase, with protein sequence MFCIQCEQTAETPTAKGCTFAQGLCGKTADVSDLQDVLVYNLQGVSFWAELARTYNIVDSEIDAWAPRAFFSTLTNVNFVPERITEYTQTAEVYKNKLKDQVIEAALAAGDELPKLSPAAAFVLPETAEELLEIAPSVAVNRGHEELHEDIIGLRLLCLYGLKGAAAYMEHAHVLGQTDENVYAEYHQIMAWLGTDPTDANALLETSMKIGLLNYRIMEMLDHGETATFGHPEPTQVNVKTTAGKCILVSGHDLHDLEKILQQTEGKGINVYTNGEMLPAHSYPELKKYPHLVGNYGSAWQNQQEEFAKFPGAIVMTSNCLINPEVGAYADRIFTRSIVGWPGVVHIEGDDFSQVIECAQAQAGFAHTEIEHFITVGFGRNALMAAAPAVVEEVKAGNIKNFFLIGGCDGDKAERNYFTDLAVNVPEDSVVLTLACGKFRFNKKDFGDINGIPRLLDIGQCNDTYSAIQLVLALAEAFECDINDLPLNIVLSWFEQKAIVVLLTLLALGVKGIRTGPTAPAFLTDNLMQALQDNFGLRGITDVDTDLAEMLG
- a CDS encoding c-type cytochrome; protein product: MGTILNFVVVILILLFLAIMFYVILKYWRSNNTADKNKVLDTFDGIGETDAPPPKLFFISMFIAFAMAVGYLILYPGLGNWKGLVEWQQSDDKLSAPTTTLDHQMAQLSNHSLSALANVEEVVRSGEGLFQTHCAACHRDNAQGQKHFPNLIDNDWLYGGSDAEIIHSIKHGRNGAMPGWEEVLSNEEVTNVSYYLAALDNRHINAPSVKIAQGKETFIQNCSSCHHDGTVANPLIGAPLLSDDIWLHGGSIEEIQTTIRGGLNNVMPAFGNQLSDNKILAIGAYLNRSKIDYETRMSALDQEQIKRGEYLAYAGDCVACHSSEGGEPFAGGLPFVTPFGTAYSTNITPHVSEGIGDYNYQEFKDALYKGKGKHGYLYPAMPYTSYQYVTEEDVQALWAYLQSITPVAHRNSTNQMMFPSNIRLGLLGWNIVFMDTDPLNIDIPTELNIPEDKQELWQRGKYFVMGLGHCSECHTPRNLAQALESDKIFQGNIIDGWNAPNITANELYEDAWDLNSLSDFLHTAHSDKGTAFAGMADVVKNSTSKMTRDDVESMAYYLLKGDKGNTLDPTIKQLKPSGFTAEALQSPQYALYKETCGACHGADGKGRDPIAPTLLHNGIIMHSDPFNTIAVAVRGLSPTYIDEERNFMPMVSFEDILSDKELADMISFVRYYLGDRKDPVTEQQVTDVRERLEKAGYTQGLHSTPDMYEQRDGNINVD
- a CDS encoding hybrid-cluster NAD(P)-dependent oxidoreductase; this translates as MSSSKPTQSPFSKPSLSPLKLSTGGLGGKSSLGGSPLGGLTLGGKKTSESNDSGNSPKKGKFQFAKSTVAPIWSPEKAPLVLKQRNDETHDSVSFIFETKEGHSFNFKAGQFVTISVEIEGKTHYRAYSISSAPKTKQLQLMIKRVEDGVVSNWMIDHLAIDDQITVFNVAGQFNLSDNTHKEKLLLVSAGCGITPVLSMAKALLTAKVKSPELDITFLHCARDKDNIIFHKELLALSEQYPQFHVALVLRDIADPDNQVQLPVTQGRINREKMAVICPDLADRSLLLCGPVEFMENIKTMADEQGLSANHFFHESFTPAAEELESDEKVTMTVNGYDLAEEVGENSLLLDDLEKHGLPIIGACRTGVCGSCKCKVTKGKVTSTSTETLTEEEIAGGYVLACSSRVKSDVTVELEDSAS